In Limisphaera ngatamarikiensis, the DNA window CGGTTTTTCGAGCGTGCGAACCGGCTGAACACAAGGACTCCGTGGCCGGGCGGCATACAATCTCGGCCGCCCTCGGCACCCAACCCGGGCACCCATCCGGGCCGGATCCCGGTTCAGCACCTGCTGCGTGCAGCCGTGAATTGATCTCGCTGCCCTGGCAGAAACTGCAGTCATACCCTTCCCAGCGCCCGCCGAACACCGCCGGGCCACTCGCCCATGAGTACGCGTCCGATTCCCAGCCTCCCCCTCGTCCGCCAAAAGGATTGCCGCGCAGCGGCCCGGGTCCTTAACTGAACCGGCAATGATGCCACGACATTGGAGCGGGAGGAATCGGTGCCCGGGAGTGCCCGGCTGGATCTGGCTGCTCGGGGTGTGTGTGTTGTCCCTGACTGCCCAGGCGCAGACACAGCGACGACCCGGCACAAACCTCTGGTCGGTTCCGTTGGGATCGGGCAACCAGGCCCCGCCGGCGGTGGCGACGGACGGAACCGTCTACGTAGGGCTGTTTGACGGACGATTGATGGCCTTTGGCCCCGATGGACGGCGCCGATGGCAGTTCGCCACGGGCATGGAGATTCAATCCGCTCCCACCGTGGCGCCCGACGGCACCATCTACTTCGGATGCCGGGACCGGCGCTTGTACGCCGTCAGCGCCCAGGGTCGCTTGAAATGGTACGCGCGCACGGGTCAGTGGGTGGATGCCTCCCCTGCCCTGTTGTCCGATGGCACGGTCTGTTTCGGCTCGTGGGACGGTCAGTTCCGTGCCGTGTCACCCGAGGGTCAGGTGCGCTGGGTGTTTCAAGCCGGCGGAATCATTTCGGCGGGAGCGGCGGTGGGTTCGGATGACACCATTTACTTCGGCACGCACGGTGGGCGGCTGATCGCGCTGCGACCCGACGGGACGGAAAAGTGGAGTTACCAGGCCGACGGGGCCATCCTTTCCACACCGGCCCTGGATCCGCAAGGGAACGTTTATTTCACCACCGTGCGGGGCAGGCTCCTTTCGCTGGACCGTGACGGAAGGCTCCGTTGGGAAACGCACACGGGCAGCATCACAGCCTCCTCACCGGTCCTGGACCTGGACGGCCAGGTGTACGTGGGGGTCAACCGCGAACTGCGCGCCTACGATCCACAGG includes these proteins:
- a CDS encoding PQQ-binding-like beta-propeller repeat protein; translated protein: MMPRHWSGRNRCPGVPGWIWLLGVCVLSLTAQAQTQRRPGTNLWSVPLGSGNQAPPAVATDGTVYVGLFDGRLMAFGPDGRRRWQFATGMEIQSAPTVAPDGTIYFGCRDRRLYAVSAQGRLKWYARTGQWVDASPALLSDGTVCFGSWDGQFRAVSPEGQVRWVFQAGGIISAGAAVGSDDTIYFGTHGGRLIALRPDGTEKWSYQADGAILSTPALDPQGNVYFTTVRGRLLSLDRDGRLRWETHTGSITASSPVLDLDGQVYVGVNRELRAYDPQGRMLWRYATGDDIESAPTLCANGTVLVGSRDGSIHAVSPEGRYLWHNWLGGFILSNPALARDGTIYVLTYYALHALHPEAPLAPSNWPTLQGNSQRTGRGRY